The genomic stretch AGGCGCTTTGGCAATGGCTTTACGCATGATGGAGTAAGCCGGGTCTTCAGTGCTTCCAGTCACCGCTACTTCCTGCAAGCTCTCGGTTTGTGGCTGTAGCTTAATGTCCACTACCTTGATGGTGTTATCTATGGTTACAGTTTTTTGCTGTGTAGTAAAACCTACAAACTGATACGTGATTTCATATTTCCCCGGAGGTAATCTCAGTTCATATCTACCATCAATATTGGAGCTGGTTCCGGTGCCTTTTTGCTTTATGTAAATGGAAGCATAAGGCATGGGCTCATTGTTTTCATCGGTAATCAATCCTCGGATGCCTTGCCCAAAAGCGGAGGTAAAGCAAATAAGAAAAGCGAAAACTAAGGGGAGTTTCATGGACGTTAGTAAAAGGGACGGGAATATCAGAAAATTTGATGAAAACTGGCGGCTCTCCTTTGAACGGATTAATCAAACGTGAGCTGCCAATAACCAACATCTACCCATTTTTCAAACTTAAAACCGACTTCTTTAAAGTGAGCCACTTTTTTAAAGCCAAACTTTTCATGGAGCTTTATGCTAGGTTCATTGGGTAAGCCCAAAACGCCCATAACCGCGTGAATACCTTGCGCTTTCAGCTTTTGAAGTAGCTCTGCATAGAGCAGTGAGCCAATTCCTTTTGGTGGTAAATCATGTTTAAGGTAAACAGCACTTTCGGCAACAAAGCGGTAAGCTGACCGAGTGCGCCACTCACCGGCATAGGCGTAGCCGAGGATTTCGCCATCTTCCTCAAAAACTATCCAGGGGTATTTTGCGGTAATGATCTCAATTCGCTTCTCAATTTCAGCGGCATCAATTTCAATTTCCTCAAACGTAATAATGGTTTCGCGTACGTAGTGGTTATAAATTTCAGCTATAGCTGGGGCGTCATTTAGGTTTACGGGGCGAAGCATAAGGATTTATAAAGTGTAACCCAAAAGTAAACTTCTTGAGGCTTACTCAATCAACTCCTCAATTTGATGCGGATAGGTTCTTAAACTTACAATCTTACCTTTTGGATCAATAAGTATGTAGCGTGGATATTCATCTGCCAAAAAGGTTTTCATAAACTCTTTTGTAGTTAAAGCTTGTGTCCAGTCATGACCATATTTAGTAGTGTAATTAGCCACAGCATCATTTAGATTATGAGGACTTACGCCAAGCATCTTGACTTTGTCCCGATGTTTTTCGGCAAACTCTTTAAGTTTGGGAGCCGAAGCGTGGCATGGTTTACACCAATCAGCCCACATATCAATCACCAAATAATGTTTGCCATCAATCATACTTTTTAGCGAAAGCGAATCACCCTGCGGAGTGGGAAGCATCAAGTTGGGCATTGGGTCGCCTGGTCCAAGTGACTTTTCGTAAGCTAAGTTGGAAGGCTCAATTGTGATAAACTTTCCAAAAGGATCCACTTCAATAACCTTATATACTTGGTTGTGGAAAGAGAAAAGCGTGGCGGATGTATCAAGCGTTAATGCCCCAGAGATTAGATCCGCATCAAAAGGGAAGTTGGGCTCACCAAAGAAGATCATGTCTTTGCCAGCATCATCAAATCGTCCATTTATATTATAATCATGGAGGGCAACTTTTACACTATCCCCGTTTAAAGTGGTTTTGGTAATTCGGCTTTCATAGCGTTTGGTTTTAAACCAATATAGGGACGACATCATGTCTATTCCCTTTTCTCTCATGCCCTCAACATTAAACATTTTGTCGTGAAAGCTGGTGCTGGCAGTATCTAATTTGTCAATCCAATACTTCATGCCAAATTGTTCCTTAGGGTCAGATTTTCCTGTGAGAACGAAGAAAGTAGAAGAGTCTCTAAAACTGATCGGAGAATTGTAATCATCTCCAAAGTCAAGGTTATTATTTCTGTCAATGTATAAGGTTGGGTTCCCGCTCTTGTAGTTGGCCACGAGCATGCTTATACCTCGGGGACGTTTGCCGGGAAAACCCACAAAGTATTCTGAGCAATAAGCCGTATCATTAGCTTGGAAGTTCTTTGGATACTTAAAGTGAAATACTCCAAATCTGGTGGAAACAGAATCTGCATTTACATCAAAAAGAAATGTAAAACCGTGGCTTTCGTTTTCTTGTGGAAATAGGCTATCCGAAAATTGAATTGTGGTCAGTTGGGATTTTCCGGTAAGGCAGAAAGCGAAGATTGCAAGTAGTAAAAAGTTGTTATTCATCGGAGGGGTTAAATCTCACCGAAAAGGTAATTACTTTTTAGAAATTTTCTTTTCTCGAAGCCTTTGAATCACATATAGGGGGAGAATCAAGAGGATTGAAATTGTTCCGAGTAAAAATATATTGGGATGCACAGCTACACCTAGCATTTTAAGAGCTCGAGTGAGCACGAAAACAAATACTAGCACAGTGGCAATTTTGCGAAAGTCAATAGATTTTGGCTTTTGAAAAAGTGTAAGAAATATTACTGCAACCAATAAAATGACACCAGTAATCAGAGTTGCATTGCCGTAGGGATAATGCAAGATTTTAAGCGCAAAGCCGATGATAAGTATGGACAGGGATAGGATGGTGAAACTGCGCATACTGATCGATTTTCACCGGAGGCACTTACTTTTTAAAAATATGCTTCTGAAAAAGAAGTAGCAGACCCACGCCTACAGAAATTGCAGTGTCAGCAATATTGAAGATAGGGCGGAAGAAAACGAAATAATCACCTCCCCAAAAAGGAATCCAGTCTGGAAGGTAGCCTCTGAATAAGGGGAAGTAAAGCATGTCTACCACACGGCCATGAAACCAGCCAGCATAACCGCCTTCAGCTGGCATAAAGGTGGCGAGCTGTCCGTAGCTTTCATTAAAAAAGACTCCGTAAAATACGGAGTCAATAATATTGCCAATAGCCCCGGCTAGTACCAGAGATACAGCCGTGATGGCCACGGGCTTGGCATTTTCTTTTATCATACCGCGCAGCCAGTAAAAAATTCCACCCACCACTACGATGCGGAAAAGGGTTAAAATTAGTTTGCCATAATCGCCACCAAGCTCCATCCCAAAAGCCATCCCGGGATTTTCGGTAAAGTGAATGATAAACCAATCGGTAATTTTATACTCCTGACCGAGGAACATGTTGGTCTTGATCCAAATTTTAGAAATCTGATCGACCAACAGAACCAGGGAAACAATAAGCGCGGCTCTTTTCAAATCGTGTTATTGACGGTTTTTAGCCTCAATGCTAAGTGTAGCATGCGGTACCAAAGTAAGGCGCTCTTTGCTGATCAACTTACCTGTTACGCGGCAAATTCCGTAGGTTTTGTTTTCTATACGAACCAAAGCATTTTTTAGGTCGCGGATAAACTTTTCCTGACGTGAAGCTAACTGGCTGTTTGCTTCTTTGCTCATGGTATCACTTCCTTCTTCAAAAGCTTTGAAGGTAGGCGAAGTGTCATCTGTACCGTTGCTCTTGTCGTTGGCAAAAGTTTCCTTCAACAGTCTAAGGTCTTCTTCGGCTTGTTCTTTTTTCTCCATGATGAGTTTCTTAAACTCAGCAAGCTCTGCATCAGAGTATCTTACTTTATCAAGGTTTTCTGTGTTGTCTGTCATCGTTTACAAGTTTTATAGGGGTAGTATTTTGTTAGCTGTAATTTTTCAAAGTCGGCCAAACCTAATAAAAAAAATCACAGACTTTTTACTTTTTACGCAAGTAGCTCATTACTTCGACATTGCGTTATCAACCATACCCTTTCAAATTGTTATTAAACCTTCTCGAGGTGTATTTTAGTATTTATTTCATCAAAACTTACTTCTAGTCCTTCAGTCAGATTATCAGTCATTTCCAAAGTTTCAGTCAGTGTTTCGGTGGTTATATAGCCTTTGTTTTCGCTAATGGCGGTTTCCAGTCCATCGGCTTTTTGTACCCTAAGTGCAATTCTGTCCGTTACTTCCAGTCCGCTATCTTTTCTCAAGTTTTGAATGCGGTTTACCAATTCACGGGCTATACCTTCATTTTTCAACTCTTCGCTCAGCGTAATATCAAGCGCCACAGTAATACCGTTTTCGGTCATTACCAACCACCCTGGAATATCTTCTGTAGAAACTTCTACATCTTCCATCAATAGTTCCACTTCCTGCCCTTCTAAAGTAAGGTGATAATGGCCTTGTTCTTCAAGCTTGGCAATATCGTTTTGCTCAAACTTACCAACAGCCCCGGCAATTTGCTTCATCAGCTTACCATATTTTGGGCCAAGCTTCTTAAAGTCGGGTTTTACCTTCTTCACCAAAACGCCAGAAACGTCTTTTAGTATATCCAGTTCCTTCACATTTACTTCAGAAAGGACAAGGTCCTGAATGCTTTCAATAAGTTCAACGGTTTCTGGTTTTAGCGCGGGCACCATCATTTTTTGTAGTGGCTGGCGCACTTTTATGCTTTCGCGCTTACGCAATGAAAATACCATGGAGCTCAATTGCTGGGCCATTTTCATTCTGTCGTTCAGGCGCTCATCAATCAACTCTGCTCTAGCCTCGCCCAGGTAAGTCAGATGTACCGACTTTTCTTTGCTGCCTTCCGGCAAATGGCTACTTAGGTTTTGATACAACCAATCAGCAAAAAACGGAGCAATAGGACTCATCAATTGACTTACTGTAAACAAGCACTCATAAAGCGTTTCATAAGCCATTTGCTTATCGGTGCTCATTTCACCTTTCCAAAAACGTCTGCGGCAAAGGCGAACGTACCAGTTGCTCAGTTCTTCATCTACAAACTGCTGCATAGCTCGGCCAGCACGGGTTGGCTCATATTCATTAAAGCTATTTTTCACAGTTTGTTTAAGAACCTGCAAACGTGAAAGTACCCAGCGGTCAATCTCAGGGCGGTCGGCCACATTGGTCTGTTGGTCTGCATTCCATTCAAACCCGTCAATATTTGCGTAAAGCGCGAAGAAAGAGTAGGTGTTGTAAAGAGTGCCAAAGAATTTACGCTGCACTTCGCCAATTCCTTCAAGGTCAAATTTCAAATTATCCCAAGGTTGTGCATTGGTAATCATGTACCAGCGAACAGGGTCAGCACCATACTTTAAAATAGTCTCAAATGGGTCAGCAGCGTTGCCCAATCTCTTGGACATTTTCTGGCCATTTTTGTCAAGCACCAATCCGTTTGACACGACATTTTTGTAGGCCACAGAATCGAAAACCAGACCAGCAATGGTGTGCAAAGTGTAAAACCATCCACGCGTTTGGTCTACCCCTTCAGCAATAAAATCTGCAGGGTACTGAGTTTCAAATTTGTCTTTATTTTCAAAAGGATAATGAAGCTGAGCATAGGGCATAGCACCGCTATCAAACCATACATCAATCAGGTCGGACTCTCTGTGCATCGGTTGCCCTTTCGGGGAAAGCAAAACTACTTTGTCCACCACATTTCTGTGAAGATCTACGGTGTCGTAATTGGCTTCGTCCATGTTGCCCGGCTCAAAGCTTTCAAAAGGATGTGAATCCATCAATCCAGCTTTTATGGCTTCATCGCAGGCCGCTTTAAGCTCTTCTACACTACCAAATATTTTGCGCTCGGTACCATCTTCCGTGCTCCATATCGGCAAAGGAATACCCCAGTAGCGCGAGCGGCTTAGATTCCAGTCATTGGCATTTTCGAGCCAGTTTCCAAAACGTCCTTCACCAGTGCTTTTAGGTTTCCAGTTAATTTCTTTATTCAAACCTACCAAACGCTCCTTGTGCTGGGTCACATTTATAAACCAGCTATCCAAAGGATAATAAAGAATAGGCTTGTCCGTACGCCAGCAATGTGGGTAGCTGTGCACGTATTTCTCAACTTTAAAGGCTTTGTTTTCTTCCTTCAGTTTGATGGCAATTTCTACATCTACTGATTTCTCAGGAGCTTCACCATCGGCATAATATTCATTCTTCACATAGCGGCCGCCATACTCGCCCATGTGCTTGGTGAATTTTCCTTGCAGGTCAACCAAAGGCACTGGGTTTTCATTATCATCAAGCACCAACATTGGAGGCACTGGAGGTGTAGCTTCTTTGGCTACCTTGGCATCATCAGCACCAAAAGTAGGAGCCGTATGAACGATACCTGTACCATCTTCGGTGGTTACAAAGTCTCCGCTAATTACGCGGAAAGCATTTTCGGCATTCTCGTAAGGTAGAGCATAAGGCAAAAGCTGCTCATAGCGCAATTCCAAAAGGTCAGCGCCTACACCTTCCCAAACTATAGTCCATGGAATATTTTTACCCTTGCCATCATAGTCGGCAAGTGGTTGGTCTTTTTGCTCAGCTTTGAAGTATTTACCGACAAGGTTTTTAGCTAACACAACCTTTTGAGCTTTGTGGGTGTACATGTTAAAAGTTTCCACCATCACATACTCAATCTTCTTTCCTACGGTAAGCGCAGTGTTTGAAGGAAGTGTCCATGGAGTAGTCGTCCACGCTAAGAAGTAAACTTTATCATCGGCCTTTACGGCATCACCAAAAGTATTGCTGTAAGCTTCATTTTTTATCGCAGGAAACTGCGCGATAATGGTGGTGTCGGTAACATCACGGTAAGATCCGGGCATGTTTACCTCGTGCGAGCTAAGTCCTGTTCCCGCTTTTGGCGAATAAGGCTGAATGGTGTAGCCTTTGTACATCAGCTCTTTGTCCCAAATTTGCTTTAGCAGCCACCATACCGTTTCCATATATTTGGACTTGTAGGTAATGTAGGGATCATCCATATCTACCCAATAGCCCATCTTTTCGGTAAGGTCATTCCACACATCAGTATAGCGCATCACGGCTTTTTTACAAGCTTCGTTGTAGGCTTCCACAGAAATGGTTTTGCCAATGTCTTCTTTGGTAATACCCAATTCCTTTTCTACACCAAGCTCTACAGGCAGTCCGTGTGTATCCCAGCCAGCTTTGCGCTTTACCTGGTAACCTTCCAAAGTTTTGAAACGGCAAAAAATATCCTTGATAGAACGCGCCATTACGTGGTGAATTCCGGGCAAACCATTAGCCGAGGGAGGTCCTTCATAAAAGGTGAAAGACGGCTTTCCTTCACGGGAAGAAATGCTTTCCTCAAAAATGTTATTGTCTTGCCAATATTTTAGTATTTCCTGGCTTATGCCGGAAAGGTTCAAATGCTTGTATTCTGGATATTTGCGCGCCATTTACGTGCTGATTTTTTTAGGAGGTGCGAAGGTAAGAATTTAAGGGGTTTTAAACCGTATGAACCTACGGTGGAAAAGATGACGTGAAGGTTTTAAAGTTTGGATATTTTGTAGTGAGAAATAAATTATGATGATTAGTTTTAGCCTAAATTGAATAGTATGCGCAAAATTTCTCTGTACATAGCCGCGTCTTTAGATGGCTATATTGCTAAATCAGATGGTGATATAAAATGGTTGGTTGATTTTCCAAACCCTGAAAAGGATGATTTTGGTTATAATCATTTTATAAAAGAAGTAGAAACCACTTTAATGGGTGGAGTAACCTTCCGGCAAATTGCGGACTTTGAGGAATGGCCTTATCCTGATAAAGAGAATTTCGTGTTTACACGGCAAAGAGGTGAGGAAAGTGCCTTGGTTACTTTTATAACCAGCGATGTAGTGGATTTTGTAAAAGAGCTTAGAAAGAAAAAAGGTGGTCTCATCTGGTTAATTGGCGGGGGGAGTATCAACACTATTTTTATGCAAAATGACTTAGTTGACGAAATCATTCTTACCGTAGTTCCCATTGTTCTTGGAGATGGAATTCCTTTGTTTGCAAAAGGGGATTTAAATAAAACAATGAAGCTGCAAAAAACCGAAGCTTTTTCAAACGGGATGGTTCAACTCACATATTCTAAACAATAAAATTTGTATGCCTAAATTTTTATCCACGTTGTTTCTATTCCTCTTTTCGGGAATTTTGCTTTTAGCCCAGGACACTACTCTTGTGATTGGGGTGAGGGAAGCTCCTCCCTTTGTTCTTAATGAGGCAAATGGGGTAAATGGTTTAAGTGTGGATTTTTGGCACTTGGTAGAAGATGAGGCTGGAGTAGATTTTGTTTTCAAAAACTATGATAACCTACCTGATTTGCTAGCTGCTGTAAAGTCTGGTGAAGTGGATATGTCAATCAACCCGATAACGGTGACAGATGAAAGGATGCATGATTTGTATTTTTCGCAGCCATTTTTCATCTCAGGCACGGTGGTAGCTCGCAAATCTGAAAGTACCTGGTGGTCGGTTTTAAAGAATATTTTTAGTTGGCAATTTTTCTCTGCCGTAGCGGTATTACTGTTTGTTATCTTTCTTTTTGGCTTGGCTATCTGGTTTTTCGAAAGAAGGAAAAACCCGGAGCAATTTGGTAAAGGCGTTAAGGGTATTGGCGATGGTTTTTGGTGGAGTGCTGTAACAATGACGACTGTAGGTTATGGAGATAAATCCCCGGTTTCGCGTGGAGGTCGTGTAGTAGGGTTTATTTGGATGTTTGCCGCCATAATCATGATTTCGAGCTTAACGGCAGGGATTGCAAGTGCCCTTACTGTGCAGTCATTAGGCACTATAATTAATAGCGTAGAAGATTTGCGGAAGTTCAATGTGGCCTCAATTGACGGTAGTAGTAGTTCGGCACACCTGAAAAAATTTGGTGTAGAAACAGTGGATTATAAAAGTGTGAAAGACGCTTTGCTTGCTGTAGATAATGATGAGATTGATATGGTGGTGTATGATCGCCCTATTTTGAAACATTATATAAACGAGCTAAACCTTGAGGATATAAAAATTGCTAAGAAAAACCTTCGAACAGACTATTATAGTTTTTCGTTTAAGAGGGGAAGTGAACTTAGAGATTTTCTTGATCCCTATGTGGTGCAGGTGCTCAATTCGGATGAGTGGGGCTATAAGTTGAAACTGCACATGGGTGATGATTAGTTATAAATTAAAAGTAACACTTAAATACAAGACCATGAAAAAGAGCTTTTTACTATTTGGCGGCCTCATTATGCTGGCGGCTTGTGGACAACAACCTACAGAAGAAAAGAAAGACCCTGCGGTGCAGGAACCAGCCATAGAAGAGCGAGGCGCTAAAGAACCTTCGCTTTCTCTAGTTTGGGAAACGGATACAAGCCTTACTACCAATGAATCTGTGCTTTCACATGAAGGTGTTTTGTACGTGAGTAACATCGCAGGAAAACCTACTGATAAGGATGGTGTAGGATTTATTTCTAAAGTGGATATGGATGGACAGGTAACAGACCTGAAATGGGCTAAAGGCTTGGATGCACCAAAGGGGATGGGTGTGCTAAATGACAAGTTGTACGTTACTAATATTACCGAGTTAGTAGAAATCAATTTGGCGGATGGTAAAATTACAAAGCGTTATCCAGTGTCTGGTTCAGAGTTTTTGAACGATATAGCCATCTTGGATAACAAAGTTTACTTTTCGGATATGAATACTGGAAAGCTACATGTTTTAGAAAATGGGCAAGTGACAACTCTAGCTGAAAATCGTGAAGCCCTGAATGGACTAGCTGTTTCTGAAGGTAAGTTGTACGGCCTTGATGCCAAGGGATTGCATCAATTTTCGCTTGACGGGAAAGAGCATGTAACCATAAACGATGAGGTAACTGGTGGGGATGGACTTATAGTGATTGATGAAAACACCTTTGTGGCCAGCCGATGGAAAGGTGAAATTTGGATGATTAAAGAGGGTCTTGCAACCAAAATGTTGGATTCAAAGGATCAGGATGTTCAAACTGCAGATATCGCTTATATACCTGAGGAAAAGTTGGTTTTGGTACCAAGGTTTTTTTCCAATAAGGTGAGCGCCTACAGACTGGATTATTAGAAGCTAAAAAGCCGCGATATACATTTATCGCGGCTTTCTTTTACTCCCTAATTATCAATTACTTCTTCACCAATCTCTTTTGGTAAAGCGCTTTCCCTGAAGAGGAAATCTGCAAAAAGTAAATTCCCTTTGGAAAATCACTCATCTTAAGCTCAATTTTGTGATGGCCAGGATTCAGAGTGTATTCATTGTTAGAAATTACTTTTCCTTCAACTGATAAAAGTTGTAGCTCTACAGCTTTGCTTTCATTCACACTCAAGCCTACGTTCACTATATCCCACACGGGGTTCGGATAAGCGCCTACAAAGAGAACTTCATTAGCAGTTTTTACTTCATCCATTCCTACTGAATACGCCAATGGTTTTTGCGGTGCAGCTGGAAAATTTCCAATTTTGGCTGGAGCCGGAGCTAGTGCCTCTCTTAAAAAACCTTCTTCATTGTATGAAAATAATCCTTTTGCAAACTGCTCAGTACTGCTAATGGTTTGGGTTTCACCATAAAAATAATCAGCCTGAACTTTGAGTGGAGTTAGGTCCAAAATAAAGTATCCGTGCTGAGATAAATCAACATACCGAAGATGACTATTCTCTGCGCTCAAAGCTGCTTGTTCAGCAAATACATCGGCCATAGTGCTGCTTCCCTCATCCATATTTGGTGATGCCAAACTTGGCGTGCAAAGCTCCACACCAAAGGTTCCTGTTCCGGTATTTGGAGCATAGGTACCTTGTCCAAAAGGTTCCTCTGCCAAATCAAAGGCCCAAGAGCGATGCGTATCACCAGTAAGGATTACTATATTCTTGGTATTGAGCCCTAGAAATTTGTTTTGAATTTTTTCACGCTCATAAGGGTAGCCTACCCAGGAGTCTAGTTTGAAAGCTTCATTAAGCTGAGAAAACATCACCTGATTTCCAATTACTTGCCATTGTGCAGTAGAGTTTTCCATTTCGCCAAACAACCAGTCGCTTTGGGTTTTACCCAAAATGGTACGTGTAGTATCATTTACCAATGGATCACCAGCAGAGTGTACTTGCAGAGATCTTTCTTCTAAACGGGTATCTACCATGTACAAGTCCATCAAGTTTCCAAAGTTGAATTCGCGATAAATTCGCACTCCTGAAGTTTCATTTTTCTGCTCACGGATGGGCATCCATTCCAAATAAGCCGTTACTGCATTAAACTTGCGCGTTTCATAATCACCGTCTTCTGCAGGATCGTGGTTGTAAAGCTTGGATACACCATTGGTACTGGCATCATTTACTATTTCGTGATCATCCCACACTACAATAAAAGGGTGCTGCTGATGCGCTGCTCTTAAACTTGGATCAAGTTTATAATAGGCATGGCGAATGCGATAGTCATCCATGCTGTTCAATTCATGATCGGGTTTATGGGTGCGTCCTACGGCACTGGTCCAGCCATAGTCATAGGTTGCATATTCATAAATATAATCACCTAAGTGGATAATGGCGTCCAAGTCATTTCGTTCAGCAAGGCGTTGGTAAGC from Owenweeksia hongkongensis DSM 17368 encodes the following:
- a CDS encoding GNAT family N-acetyltransferase, with amino-acid sequence MLRPVNLNDAPAIAEIYNHYVRETIITFEEIEIDAAEIEKRIEIITAKYPWIVFEEDGEILGYAYAGEWRTRSAYRFVAESAVYLKHDLPPKGIGSLLYAELLQKLKAQGIHAVMGVLGLPNEPSIKLHEKFGFKKVAHFKEVGFKFEKWVDVGYWQLTFD
- a CDS encoding TlpA family protein disulfide reductase, whose product is MNNNFLLLAIFAFCLTGKSQLTTIQFSDSLFPQENESHGFTFLFDVNADSVSTRFGVFHFKYPKNFQANDTAYCSEYFVGFPGKRPRGISMLVANYKSGNPTLYIDRNNNLDFGDDYNSPISFRDSSTFFVLTGKSDPKEQFGMKYWIDKLDTASTSFHDKMFNVEGMREKGIDMMSSLYWFKTKRYESRITKTTLNGDSVKVALHDYNINGRFDDAGKDMIFFGEPNFPFDADLISGALTLDTSATLFSFHNQVYKVIEVDPFGKFITIEPSNLAYEKSLGPGDPMPNLMLPTPQGDSLSLKSMIDGKHYLVIDMWADWCKPCHASAPKLKEFAEKHRDKVKMLGVSPHNLNDAVANYTTKYGHDWTQALTTKEFMKTFLADEYPRYILIDPKGKIVSLRTYPHQIEELIE
- a CDS encoding lipoprotein signal peptidase — protein: MKRAALIVSLVLLVDQISKIWIKTNMFLGQEYKITDWFIIHFTENPGMAFGMELGGDYGKLILTLFRIVVVGGIFYWLRGMIKENAKPVAITAVSLVLAGAIGNIIDSVFYGVFFNESYGQLATFMPAEGGYAGWFHGRVVDMLYFPLFRGYLPDWIPFWGGDYFVFFRPIFNIADTAISVGVGLLLLFQKHIFKK
- a CDS encoding TraR/DksA family transcriptional regulator, with amino-acid sequence MTDNTENLDKVRYSDAELAEFKKLIMEKKEQAEEDLRLLKETFANDKSNGTDDTSPTFKAFEEGSDTMSKEANSQLASRQEKFIRDLKNALVRIENKTYGICRVTGKLISKERLTLVPHATLSIEAKNRQ
- the ileS gene encoding isoleucine--tRNA ligase; its protein translation is MARKYPEYKHLNLSGISQEILKYWQDNNIFEESISSREGKPSFTFYEGPPSANGLPGIHHVMARSIKDIFCRFKTLEGYQVKRKAGWDTHGLPVELGVEKELGITKEDIGKTISVEAYNEACKKAVMRYTDVWNDLTEKMGYWVDMDDPYITYKSKYMETVWWLLKQIWDKELMYKGYTIQPYSPKAGTGLSSHEVNMPGSYRDVTDTTIIAQFPAIKNEAYSNTFGDAVKADDKVYFLAWTTTPWTLPSNTALTVGKKIEYVMVETFNMYTHKAQKVVLAKNLVGKYFKAEQKDQPLADYDGKGKNIPWTIVWEGVGADLLELRYEQLLPYALPYENAENAFRVISGDFVTTEDGTGIVHTAPTFGADDAKVAKEATPPVPPMLVLDDNENPVPLVDLQGKFTKHMGEYGGRYVKNEYYADGEAPEKSVDVEIAIKLKEENKAFKVEKYVHSYPHCWRTDKPILYYPLDSWFINVTQHKERLVGLNKEINWKPKSTGEGRFGNWLENANDWNLSRSRYWGIPLPIWSTEDGTERKIFGSVEELKAACDEAIKAGLMDSHPFESFEPGNMDEANYDTVDLHRNVVDKVVLLSPKGQPMHRESDLIDVWFDSGAMPYAQLHYPFENKDKFETQYPADFIAEGVDQTRGWFYTLHTIAGLVFDSVAYKNVVSNGLVLDKNGQKMSKRLGNAADPFETILKYGADPVRWYMITNAQPWDNLKFDLEGIGEVQRKFFGTLYNTYSFFALYANIDGFEWNADQQTNVADRPEIDRWVLSRLQVLKQTVKNSFNEYEPTRAGRAMQQFVDEELSNWYVRLCRRRFWKGEMSTDKQMAYETLYECLFTVSQLMSPIAPFFADWLYQNLSSHLPEGSKEKSVHLTYLGEARAELIDERLNDRMKMAQQLSSMVFSLRKRESIKVRQPLQKMMVPALKPETVELIESIQDLVLSEVNVKELDILKDVSGVLVKKVKPDFKKLGPKYGKLMKQIAGAVGKFEQNDIAKLEEQGHYHLTLEGQEVELLMEDVEVSTEDIPGWLVMTENGITVALDITLSEELKNEGIARELVNRIQNLRKDSGLEVTDRIALRVQKADGLETAISENKGYITTETLTETLEMTDNLTEGLEVSFDEINTKIHLEKV
- a CDS encoding dihydrofolate reductase family protein, yielding MRKISLYIAASLDGYIAKSDGDIKWLVDFPNPEKDDFGYNHFIKEVETTLMGGVTFRQIADFEEWPYPDKENFVFTRQRGEESALVTFITSDVVDFVKELRKKKGGLIWLIGGGSINTIFMQNDLVDEIILTVVPIVLGDGIPLFAKGDLNKTMKLQKTEAFSNGMVQLTYSKQ
- a CDS encoding transporter substrate-binding domain-containing protein; translation: MPKFLSTLFLFLFSGILLLAQDTTLVIGVREAPPFVLNEANGVNGLSVDFWHLVEDEAGVDFVFKNYDNLPDLLAAVKSGEVDMSINPITVTDERMHDLYFSQPFFISGTVVARKSESTWWSVLKNIFSWQFFSAVAVLLFVIFLFGLAIWFFERRKNPEQFGKGVKGIGDGFWWSAVTMTTVGYGDKSPVSRGGRVVGFIWMFAAIIMISSLTAGIASALTVQSLGTIINSVEDLRKFNVASIDGSSSSAHLKKFGVETVDYKSVKDALLAVDNDEIDMVVYDRPILKHYINELNLEDIKIAKKNLRTDYYSFSFKRGSELRDFLDPYVVQVLNSDEWGYKLKLHMGDD
- a CDS encoding SMP-30/gluconolactonase/LRE family protein, yielding MKKSFLLFGGLIMLAACGQQPTEEKKDPAVQEPAIEERGAKEPSLSLVWETDTSLTTNESVLSHEGVLYVSNIAGKPTDKDGVGFISKVDMDGQVTDLKWAKGLDAPKGMGVLNDKLYVTNITELVEINLADGKITKRYPVSGSEFLNDIAILDNKVYFSDMNTGKLHVLENGQVTTLAENREALNGLAVSEGKLYGLDAKGLHQFSLDGKEHVTINDEVTGGDGLIVIDENTFVASRWKGEIWMIKEGLATKMLDSKDQDVQTADIAYIPEEKLVLVPRFFSNKVSAYRLDY
- a CDS encoding alkaline phosphatase D family protein, which produces MDNLIKAIILCTLLVIGLAAQAQNTFAHSGGIDSSYFDPSLAPFYHGVASGDPLQDKVIIWTRVTPTKDTIIPVKWYIATDTAFTNIVNSGETTTDYTKDYTVKVDVDLLEPGITYFYYFQALGANSLIGRTRTLPTNTNHLRLAVGSCSNYQMGYFNAYQRLAERNDLDAIIHLGDYIYEYATYDYGWTSAVGRTHKPDHELNSMDDYRIRHAYYKLDPSLRAAHQQHPFIVVWDDHEIVNDASTNGVSKLYNHDPAEDGDYETRKFNAVTAYLEWMPIREQKNETSGVRIYREFNFGNLMDLYMVDTRLEERSLQVHSAGDPLVNDTTRTILGKTQSDWLFGEMENSTAQWQVIGNQVMFSQLNEAFKLDSWVGYPYEREKIQNKFLGLNTKNIVILTGDTHRSWAFDLAEEPFGQGTYAPNTGTGTFGVELCTPSLASPNMDEGSSTMADVFAEQAALSAENSHLRYVDLSQHGYFILDLTPLKVQADYFYGETQTISSTEQFAKGLFSYNEEGFLREALAPAPAKIGNFPAAPQKPLAYSVGMDEVKTANEVLFVGAYPNPVWDIVNVGLSVNESKAVELQLLSVEGKVISNNEYTLNPGHHKIELKMSDFPKGIYFLQISSSGKALYQKRLVKK